The following nucleotide sequence is from Anaerolineae bacterium.
GTTTTTGACCGGATGGGAAACTGGTGTGTGATCCAGCAGGGAATGAATCCGGTCAACCGCTATGCCCGCCGCTACCACTGGCTTGGAGAAACAGTTAAAAGCTTTGTGTGTGAGCCCCACAGTGCCATCTGCTGCGACCTGGTGACGGAACCTCTGAACCTGGTTGCGGCTGAAAGCGAGGAAGCCAGGCGGGTGACCGCCCTTCTGGCCCGTGAGAAGCCTGAAAAGCTGGTGAAAGAGCTTGAACGCCTGAAAACCATGCAGCTCCCTCCCCGGCATCACATCCTCCTGGAGGATATAGCGCCTGACCGCCTTCGTTCAATATTCCTCCGAACATACGAGCGCCAGCCGGAAGATTTCGCTTCTTTGCTGGAGATGGAGGGAGTAGGCCCCAAGACCGTGAGGGCTTTGAGCCTCATAGCCGAGCTTCTCTACGGCACCCCAGTGAGCTACCGCGACCCCGTCCGTTTCAGCTTCGCCCACGGCGGTAAAGACGGCCACCCTTACAGGGTTGATCGCCGCATTTACGATCAGTCCATTGAGATTCTCGGAGACGCCGTAAAGAAGGCAAAATTGGGGCAGAGAGAAAAACTGGAAGCCCTGAAAAGGCTTTCCCGCTATGCACTTCGTGGGGATTGACCTCGCCTGGTCCTGCCGGAACCCTTCAGCAATAGTGGTCCTTGAGGGTGAGAAAGCCGTCGCTTGGAACGAAAGGATTGTAAGCGATGAGGAAATCATCACCTTTCTGAGGGAAACGGTGGGAGAAAAACCAGCCCTCATCGCTGTGGACGCTCCTCTAATAGTGCCGAACGAGAGCGGGTTTCGTCCGTGTGATCGTGAATTAGCTGCTGCCTTTCGCCGGTACGAGGCTGCTCCTCACCCGGCCAACCGGCGCCGTTTCAGGGGAAAAATCAGAGGGGAAGAGCTGGTCCGAAAGTTGGCGGCCGAAGGGTTCGTTCATTCCCCCATTATTGAACCCCATAAAGATACAAGGCAGGTGGTAGAAGTATATCCACATCCGGCTTCAGTGGCTCTCTTCGGGCTTGAGAGAACCCTCAAATACAAAGCAAGGCCCGGAAGGCCTTTGGACTTCAGAAAAAAAGAGCTATCCCGCTTCATAGCCCTCCTGAAGGGGTTAGAGAAGGCTTTTCCTCCCCTACATGCCCCTGGGATCCTTTCAGGAGAACTTTCACCGCTGAAAGGCCGGGAGCTCAAAACCTTTGAAGATCTGCTGGATGCTCTCTTCTGCGCCTACATAGCCCTTTACTGCTGGACTTTTGGCCCCAAAGGGTATAGGATTTTTGGCAATATGGAAGAAGGCTATATACTTGTGCCCGTAGCATTAAACAAAACGGGGCAAGGCCCGTCTAAGCCTTAACCCCGCTCTTTCCTGGATCGCCGGGTTCTCTGGCTCACAGCACCAGTGCGTCGGCGATCAGATCCACCACGCCTTTCACCTCAATACCCAGGCCGTAATGCTGGTTCAGGTCAGAAATCTGCGTCTTACAGTTTTCGCAAGTGGTCAGCACCCAACGGGCGCCGGTGCGCTGGATCTGTTCCACTTTGGGCCGGCCAGCCCTCATCCGAACCTCAAACATTGCAGGCTCAGCGATGAGTCCGCCGCCCCCGCCGCAGCACCAGTTCAGTTCCCGGTTGGGGCTGAGCTCCCGGAAATCGGTGGCGATGGCGCGAATCAGCATCCGCGGCTCCTCAAAAATCCCCGCATTCCGGCCCAGGTTGCACGGATCATGGTAGGTCACCGGGATTTCAAACGCTCCAGGCCGGACCCGGATGCGTCCCTCTTTCAGGTATGAGGCGACCAATTGGACGACGCTGACCCGCTGGAAGCCCGCGATTTCTTCCCCGAACCAGTAGTCCCAGAAGTTCAGGAGAGTCCGGGTGGCATGGCCGCACTCTGCATAAGCGATGACCTGGGCCCTTAGCCGCTGAGCCTCCTCAACAATCCAGTGGGCTGCCTTTTTCGCCTTTTCTATGTCGCCAACGAAAAAGGAATGGTTGGTGGCGGTAAACATGCTCAGCGCCCAGGATTCTTTCGCAGCGTGGAAGATCTTCGCCAGCGGGATAATAGCGTGCTCGCCCACCACTGGCACATACAGGACCCGCGCCGGTTCATCCACAGGAATCCTCAAGTCAGGTACACCCCACTCCTCTCGGATTCGCCTTTCCAGTTCCCGGACCTGGTCCAGGTAGAATTCCTTGAGAGCCTCTATGATTTCCCCCTTGCTGACCTCGGCATTCCCGATTTCGGCGACCATCTCCATCCCCATTCCTTCCTGGAGGAGGGCATACCGGCCCACATTCACCAGAAGTGCCGTATCCAGATCAAAAGGACAGAAGACGGAGCACCGCCGACAACCAGTACACTCCCAGAGAGCTTGCCGGAGTTCGGCCACTGTTCGCTCGTCAGGGATAGTGGTATCCCGATACCAGCCCAGGAACCCCCTCTGGCCATTGCCACCCCGCTGGAGCAATTTCTTGACCAGCATCATCCGGTAGGCGGGGATGTGGGCTGGATTGCCGGAGGTAACGTAAAAGTGGCAGGCGTCCACGCAGGCCCCACAGCGAACACAGATATCCTGGTAATACTGGAGCGGACGCGTGATACGTTGACGAATCGTTTCTACAAATTTCTTCAACATGGCATCCTCCTAACTTCGGGCCACCATCTTGGAGAGCACTGAGCCGATGATGTGGCTCAGTTTCCCGAAGGGGAAATAGACCATCAGAAGTTGAGCCAGGGTGAAGTGCCAGACGAACGCAGGCCCCGCGCTTTCCGGGATAGGTTGCCAGCGGAAAGAGGCCAGTCCGGCGAAGAAGCGATGCAGTTCTTCAACCTCCACCGTCCGCAGAAGGCGCATGTGGAATCCGGTCAGTGCGATGCTGATGAGGAGAAGGAGAATGAAGTGGTCCTCCGGCGTAGAGAGCCATTTCACCGGGCCACTCCAGCGGCGAGCCAACAGGTAGAAGAGAGGAGCGGCGAAGAGAGTGCCGGCGATCGTCCCCGCAATGGCCGAAAACCTGTGCTGTTCCTCTTTGCCCCAGTTTAAAAGATCCCAGAGGAAGTAAAAGTCGGTGAAAACACGGATGTGCCCTATGAGGACCAGGAGGAGCCCCAGGTGCATGATAAAGCCGCCGGCCCAAAGGAGTGGGTTAACCCGCAGCAGCCCCTTCAGGGTAAACATGTCCACCAGGGCATCCAGCAGCCGGCCCAGCCGGCTCTGAGGGCGAGGGAAAAGGGAGAAGTGAGCCGGAGCTGGCCGTTTCTGCCACCACCGGAAGACCCGATACGCCAGTCCACCGAAAAAGACAGCAACAGCAATATAGGGAGTGATGTAACAGAATACAAAGGTCAGAGTTGTCATTAGGGCCTCCTGGGATTTCACGTTATTTCATCC
It contains:
- a CDS encoding DUF763 domain-containing protein, with translation MKGQKTGVADLPLHWGEVPRWLFQRMALLAREITAIIIMEFGTAELLRRLADPLWFQAFGCVLGFDWHSSGLTTTTCGALKEGLKGLGDELGIFVAGGKGGTSRRAPEEILAKGELLSVDPGSLVYASRMAAKVDNTALQDGFQIYHHTFVFDRMGNWCVIQQGMNPVNRYARRYHWLGETVKSFVCEPHSAICCDLVTEPLNLVAAESEEARRVTALLAREKPEKLVKELERLKTMQLPPRHHILLEDIAPDRLRSIFLRTYERQPEDFASLLEMEGVGPKTVRALSLIAELLYGTPVSYRDPVRFSFAHGGKDGHPYRVDRRIYDQSIEILGDAVKKAKLGQREKLEALKRLSRYALRGD
- a CDS encoding DUF429 domain-containing protein — protein: MHFVGIDLAWSCRNPSAIVVLEGEKAVAWNERIVSDEEIITFLRETVGEKPALIAVDAPLIVPNESGFRPCDRELAAAFRRYEAAPHPANRRRFRGKIRGEELVRKLAAEGFVHSPIIEPHKDTRQVVEVYPHPASVALFGLERTLKYKARPGRPLDFRKKELSRFIALLKGLEKAFPPLHAPGILSGELSPLKGRELKTFEDLLDALFCAYIALYCWTFGPKGYRIFGNMEEGYILVPVALNKTGQGPSKP
- a CDS encoding (Fe-S)-binding protein — encoded protein: MLKKFVETIRQRITRPLQYYQDICVRCGACVDACHFYVTSGNPAHIPAYRMMLVKKLLQRGGNGQRGFLGWYRDTTIPDERTVAELRQALWECTGCRRCSVFCPFDLDTALLVNVGRYALLQEGMGMEMVAEIGNAEVSKGEIIEALKEFYLDQVRELERRIREEWGVPDLRIPVDEPARVLYVPVVGEHAIIPLAKIFHAAKESWALSMFTATNHSFFVGDIEKAKKAAHWIVEEAQRLRAQVIAYAECGHATRTLLNFWDYWFGEEIAGFQRVSVVQLVASYLKEGRIRVRPGAFEIPVTYHDPCNLGRNAGIFEEPRMLIRAIATDFRELSPNRELNWCCGGGGGLIAEPAMFEVRMRAGRPKVEQIQRTGARWVLTTCENCKTQISDLNQHYGLGIEVKGVVDLIADALVL
- a CDS encoding respiratory nitrate reductase subunit gamma, with product MTTLTFVFCYITPYIAVAVFFGGLAYRVFRWWQKRPAPAHFSLFPRPQSRLGRLLDALVDMFTLKGLLRVNPLLWAGGFIMHLGLLLVLIGHIRVFTDFYFLWDLLNWGKEEQHRFSAIAGTIAGTLFAAPLFYLLARRWSGPVKWLSTPEDHFILLLLISIALTGFHMRLLRTVEVEELHRFFAGLASFRWQPIPESAGPAFVWHFTLAQLLMVYFPFGKLSHIIGSVLSKMVARS